In Rhinoderma darwinii isolate aRhiDar2 chromosome 9, aRhiDar2.hap1, whole genome shotgun sequence, the following are encoded in one genomic region:
- the LOC142661148 gene encoding E3 ubiquitin-protein ligase RNF182-like codes for MSAEETLTADELECKICYQRFNTHSRKPKILDCLHRVCARCLSKILIIGGGAPCISCPFCRNETELQEEEVAGLPDDTNILSKLEEKTMCKSDSNEVVLTPKNLASSSPSHGSSNCLVITIMEVQRDSSRTPSQNTISDYYADHSLDSASISSHGQIDHDLFSKLCNHVPRILVWLLGFFYFGSLPLGIYLLVIQKVTLGIVCVSLVPSSLTVCLVYGFCQCLCQGMCDCSSRS; via the coding sequence ATGAGCGCGGAGGAGACGCTGACAGCTGATGAACTGGAATGTAAGATATGTTACCAGAGGTTCAACACTCATAGTCGTAAGCCCAAGATCCTAGACTGCCTTCACAGAGTTTGTGCGAGATGTCTATCCAAGATCCTCATCATCGGAGGAGGCGCTCCGTGCATCAGCTGCCCCTTCTGTCGCAACGAGACTgaactccaggaagaggaggttgCGGGCCTCCCGGATGACACAAACATCTTGTCGAAGCTTGAGGAGAAAACCATGTGCAAATCGGACAGCAATGAAGTGGTCTTAACACCCAAAAACTTGGCATCTTCGAGTCCCTCTCATGGATCTTCCAACTGCTTAGTGATCACAATTATGGAGGTACAAAGGGACTCTAGCAGGACGCCAAGTCAAAACACCATCTCAGACTACTACGCAGATCACAGTCTCGACTCGGCCTCCATTAGTTCTCACGGCCAAATAGACCACGACCTATTCTCCAAATTGTGCAACCATGTCCCCCGGATACTAGTCTGGCTCCTTGGCTTTTTTTACTTTGGTTCCTTACCCCTTGGGATTTATTTGCTGGTGATCCAGAAAGTGACGCTTGGGATTGTCTGCGTTAGTCTTGTCCCCTCTAGTTTAACCGTGTGTCTGGTCTATGGCTTCTGCCAGTGCCTGTGCCAAGGAATGTGCGATTGCTCCTCAAGAAGTTGA